TTTCCATCGATTGGGTGATAATCAGATGTGCAACTGTTGTAAGGTTTCTTAATTCTGAAAGTTGCGGCGAGAGGATAGAGTAATGATAAATTTCGTCAACGGCAGCAGCAATTTCTGCATGTTTCTGCAATGCCATTTTCAGCCTGTTATTACTTCTAACAATTCCTACCAGATTACTCATCATTTCCTGAAGCTGTTTTCTGAGGTAAGAAACAATCACCATTTCGTCAATGATTTTCATTCCTTCTTCATTCCATTCCGGAACGGCTTTTAAATCATCAAAATTAAAATTATTTTCTTTTAATAATTCTACCGTTTTCATCGCTGCGTTGTGGCCAAAAACCAAACCTTCCAATAAAGAATTTGAAGCCAGTCTGTTTGCTCCATGAAGTCCGGAATTGGTGCATTCTCCGACAGCGAATAAATTATTCAATGAAGATTGTCCGTCTTTATCAACATCAATCCCACCCATCAAGTAATGACATGCCGGAACTACAGGAATCAATTGAGTGAAAGGATCAACCCCTTCACTTTTACATTTTTTATAAATATTTGGGAAATGTTCTAGAAATTTTTCCTGATTCATTTCACGACAATCGAGACCAACATATTCATCACCTGTGATTTTCATTTCGGCATCAATAGCTCTTGCAACGATGTCTCTAGAAGCCAATTCTTCCCTCTCATCATACTTCTGCATAAACTTCTCCCCTCTTTTGGTCCTCAATTTTGCTCCGTCACCACGAACTGCCTCAGAAATTAAAAACAACATTCCATCGATTTTGCTATACAAAGCAGTCGGATGAAACTGATAATATTGCATATTGGTCACTTTCCCTTTTGCACGAGCAACGAAAGCGATTCCGTCTCCGGTTGCAATGGTAGGATTGGTCGTATTTTTATAAACATGCCCTGCTCCACCAGTAGCAACCAACGTAATCTTGGAAGTAATTTTTTTTATTGTTTTTGATTTTTCATCTAAAATATAGGCACCATAACAATTAATTTCACCTTCATTTAATTCTTTTCCGGGAACATGGTGCTGCGTAATGATATCGATTACGTAATGATGATCGAGAATTTCTATATTCGGGCTATTTTTAACCGTTTGAAGCAAAGCTCTTTCAATCTCAAAACCAGTAATATCTTTGTGATGTACAATTCTGTTTTCCGTATGACCTCCTTCTCTTCCTAAAGCAAATTCGCCATTTTTCTTATCAAAATTGGCACCCCATTCTACAATTTCATTAAACCTTGCAGGAGCTTCTCTTACCACCATTTCTACAACATCACGTTTGTTTTCGCCGTCGCCGGCTCTCATGGTATCTTCGATGTGCTTTTCGAAATTATCATTTTTAGAATCGGTAACCACCGCCAAACCACCTTGAGCATATTTGGTATTGCTCTCGTCCTCGTCTGATTTTGTTACAATGATTATTTTGGCATCGGGGAATTGTTCTGAAACTTTTATGGCATAAGATAATCCGGAAATTCCGGAACCAATCACTAATACATCCGCTTTTATCATATTCTTGCTTTAAGACAATCGTCTAAATAATTAAATAAATTTAAACAATTTTTCGTTTGGTTTTCTTACTTTTTTCATGTGTTGGAATTGATCTTCTTCTGATCTGTAGCCCAA
Above is a genomic segment from Chryseobacterium mulctrae containing:
- the nadB gene encoding L-aspartate oxidase, translated to MIKADVLVIGSGISGLSYAIKVSEQFPDAKIIIVTKSDEDESNTKYAQGGLAVVTDSKNDNFEKHIEDTMRAGDGENKRDVVEMVVREAPARFNEIVEWGANFDKKNGEFALGREGGHTENRIVHHKDITGFEIERALLQTVKNSPNIEILDHHYVIDIITQHHVPGKELNEGEINCYGAYILDEKSKTIKKITSKITLVATGGAGHVYKNTTNPTIATGDGIAFVARAKGKVTNMQYYQFHPTALYSKIDGMLFLISEAVRGDGAKLRTKRGEKFMQKYDEREELASRDIVARAIDAEMKITGDEYVGLDCREMNQEKFLEHFPNIYKKCKSEGVDPFTQLIPVVPACHYLMGGIDVDKDGQSSLNNLFAVGECTNSGLHGANRLASNSLLEGLVFGHNAAMKTVELLKENNFNFDDLKAVPEWNEEGMKIIDEMVIVSYLRKQLQEMMSNLVGIVRSNNRLKMALQKHAEIAAAVDEIYHYSILSPQLSELRNLTTVAHLIITQSMEMTQNKGAFYNKDLVQA